AAACAACGTCCTGTGTTTTTGTGCTACACGCTCGCGCCGTGGTAAACACGGCTTCGCTGCGCACGGCGAAGGTACATCCTGTACCTTGTTAGCCGTTGAGAGCCTCAGCACCGTTTACGATGTCAAGAATCTCATTGGTGATTGAAGCCTGACGCACTTTATTGTAAGTGAGCGTCAGTTTGCCGATCATGTCGGATGCGTTTCTGGATGCGTTGTCCATAGCCATCATCCTTGCACCGTGCTCACCCGCTGTGGATTCAAGCAGAGCCTGAAAAATCTTGTAGCGGATGTATCTGGGCATAAGTTCGTTCAGAAGCATTTCGGGTTTAGGCTCGTAGATATATTCCACAAGCTGCTCGCCTGTCTCCTCAACTTTCAGCGGAAGAAGTTTTTCCGTAACCGGTGTCTGCGATGCTGTTGATCTGAACTCGTTATAGAGTACGTAAACATCGCTTATACCGTTATTAAGGAACTGCTCCACAACAACATCGGCTATGCCGACAGCGTCACTGAAAAGAACCTTGCCTGCGAAATCGGCATATTTCTCAATTATTTCAAAGTCTCTCTTTCTGAAAAACTCGTAAGCTTTCTTGCCTATGCAGACAAGCTTAACCTTTTTACCGGGGTGCTCGGAAGCAAACCGGGAAACGGCTTTCAGAATGTTGTTGTTGAAAGCGCCGCAAAGCCCTCTGTCGCTGGTTACGACTATAAGGCCTATGGTATCCGTGTTTTCATTACCTGCGAGAAACGGGTGAAGCTCAGGATTGGCTCTCTGAGCCACATCGTGAACCATCTCCGTAATCTTGCGGGCAAAGGGTCTGGCGGCTGCCATAGCGTCCTGCGCGCGGCGCATCTTCGCAGCGGAAACCATTTTCATGGCTTTCGTAATTTTCTGCGTGTTCTTTACAGATGCAATTTTGCGTTTTATATCACTGGTTCCGGCCATCTAAAAGCTCCTTAGCCAGCGGCGAACATCTTTTTAAATTCTTCGACAGCGCCTTTAAGTTTATCTGTAAGCTCGTTTGAGAGAGCTTTTTCTGTTCTTATGCTGTTAAGTATGTCGCCTTTGCTGTTTTTGAGGAAAGAAACAAATTCTTTCTCAAATTTGCCGAGAGCGGCAGTGGGTACATCATCAAGCAGACCGTTAACACCGCAGAAGATGACTGCCACCTGCTCCTCAACGGGAACGGGTACATACTGAGCCTGTTTGAGGATTTCAACAAGCTTCTCACCTCTTTTAAGCTGTGCCTGAGTAGCCGCATCAAGGTCAGAACCGAACTGTGCGAAAGCAGCAAGTTCACGGAACTGTGCAAGGTCAAGCCTGAGACGGCCTGCAACCTGTTTCATAGCCTTAATCTGTGCGGAACCGCCAACCCTTGAAACTGAGAGACCAACGTTAACCGCAGGTCTGATACCTGAGTAGAACAGGTTTGTTTCAAGGTAGATCTGTCCGTCCGTAATTGAAATAACGTTGGTGGGAATGTACGCCGAAACGTCGCCCGCCTGAGTTTCAATTATGGGAAGAGCCGTAAGAGAGCCTGCGCCTTTTTCCTTGCTGAATTTTGCCGCCCTTTCAAGAAGTCTTGAGTGAAGGTAGAAAACGTCGCCGGGGTAAGCCTCACGTCCGGGAGGACGTCTCAGAAGAAGTGACATCTGTCTGTAGGCTGTTGCCTGTTTGGAAAGGTCATCATATATAAGAAGCGCATGTTCGCCTCTGTCTCTGAAATATTCGCCCATTGTTGTTCCCGCAAGAGGTGCGATGAACTGAAGGGGAGCGGGGTCTGAAGCTGTCGCAGCCACAACTATGGTGTAATCCATAGCGCCGTGTTTCTCAAGAGTGTCAACCACCCTTGCAACTGTGGAGCGTTTCTGACCTATAGCCACGTAAACGCATATAACGTTCTGGCCTTTCTGGTTGATTATAGTATCGATAGCGACTGCTGTTTTACCTGTCTGACGGTCGCCGATGATAAGTTCCCTCTGTCCGCGTCCGATGGGGATCATTGCATCGATTGCTTTGATACCTGTCTGGAGGGGTTCGTGAACTGACTGTCTGTCAACGATACCGGGAGCGATTTTCTCGATAACGTCCGTCTCGGTTGTTTCGATGGGACCTTTACCGTCAATGGGCTGTCCGAGGGGGTTAACAACCCTGCCTACAAGCGCTCTGCCCACGGGAACAGATGCGATCTGTCCTGTACGTTTTACTGTATCCCCTTCACGGATGTGTGCGTACTCACCCATGATAACGATACCGACATTGTCTTCCTCAAGGTTGAAAACAATACCGTATACTCCGCCGGGAAACTCAACAAGCTCTCCGGCCATAGCCTTATCAAGACCGTAAACTTTTGCGATACCGTCACCGGCGGTGATTACAGTACCGACCTCCTGCATTTCTACTTTCTGGTCAAAGTTTTTAATCTGGTCTCTAATGATCTGGCTTATCTCTTCAGCTTTGATCTGCATCAGCCAAACTCCTTAAATTATTGATCTTGTATTCTTACGAGATCAGACGATCTCTGATTTTATTAATCTGCCCCCGGATGCTGGCATCGTAAAGCGTGCTGCCCACTTTTGCCACTACACCGCCGAGGATGCTTTTATCTACGGTAACAACCGCAGTAATTTTTTTGCCTGTGATTTTGCTGAGGGCTTCCTCAAGGCTTTTCACAGCGTCTCCGCTGAGTTCCGTAGCCGAGGTAACCTCTGCCACTGCTTCGCCTTTTTCTTCCATAGCAAGTGTTTTAAGATAACCT
The genomic region above belongs to Geovibrio ferrireducens and contains:
- the atpA gene encoding F0F1 ATP synthase subunit alpha encodes the protein MQIKAEEISQIIRDQIKNFDQKVEMQEVGTVITAGDGIAKVYGLDKAMAGELVEFPGGVYGIVFNLEEDNVGIVIMGEYAHIREGDTVKRTGQIASVPVGRALVGRVVNPLGQPIDGKGPIETTETDVIEKIAPGIVDRQSVHEPLQTGIKAIDAMIPIGRGQRELIIGDRQTGKTAVAIDTIINQKGQNVICVYVAIGQKRSTVARVVDTLEKHGAMDYTIVVAATASDPAPLQFIAPLAGTTMGEYFRDRGEHALLIYDDLSKQATAYRQMSLLLRRPPGREAYPGDVFYLHSRLLERAAKFSKEKGAGSLTALPIIETQAGDVSAYIPTNVISITDGQIYLETNLFYSGIRPAVNVGLSVSRVGGSAQIKAMKQVAGRLRLDLAQFRELAAFAQFGSDLDAATQAQLKRGEKLVEILKQAQYVPVPVEEQVAVIFCGVNGLLDDVPTAALGKFEKEFVSFLKNSKGDILNSIRTEKALSNELTDKLKGAVEEFKKMFAAG
- the atpG gene encoding ATP synthase F1 subunit gamma — encoded protein: MAGTSDIKRKIASVKNTQKITKAMKMVSAAKMRRAQDAMAAARPFARKITEMVHDVAQRANPELHPFLAGNENTDTIGLIVVTSDRGLCGAFNNNILKAVSRFASEHPGKKVKLVCIGKKAYEFFRKRDFEIIEKYADFAGKVLFSDAVGIADVVVEQFLNNGISDVYVLYNEFRSTASQTPVTEKLLPLKVEETGEQLVEYIYEPKPEMLLNELMPRYIRYKIFQALLESTAGEHGARMMAMDNASRNASDMIGKLTLTYNKVRQASITNEILDIVNGAEALNG